A part of Aspergillus flavus chromosome 5, complete sequence genomic DNA contains:
- a CDS encoding WD repeat protein, which yields MTEALRAPKETDSRGALASRALPIPAIVTNLATGSSSSLKRNGSNLTINKDSGSPNEGKPGLLQTSQSFPIGSAPSDVASSLSGNPLDTRKNSRSGQGQSNASIGVTRSSLSSPTLVEVSADSSAIDPLSQHIIKRTNTEKSIPLKLLGRASYEAEAGGTDGPPEQGPIRGDAALHRKPSKEKKKGVSFLSRIIGGKKKDQILDDDDDVSEPDTARMDTAQQIGFFPRFPRPPKYIRVRAHYKKEKTFSRIFVAQELEGADNVSNSSEKDGSSVAGARSSKTTGKAVWALVFSNDGKYLAAAGQDGKVRVWAVITSPEERHESEPEEDGSQDGEELPQLKAPVFKVKPVQVYEGHTGSVLDLSWSKNNFLLSSSMDKTVRLWHVSRPECLCIFQHSDFVTSIQFHPRDDRFFLAGSLDTKLRLWSIPDKSVAFVVTVPDMITSVAFTPDGRHSIAGCLNGMCNIYETDGLKPITQFHVRSARGRNAKGSKITGIDTAIFPKGDPQGEVKLLITSNDSRIRMYNFRDRTLEAKFRGNENTCSQIRASFSDDGKHVICGSEDRRAYLWPTAPIERDSDKRAVEVVEPQSAMVTAAIMAPSKTKQILGFSEDPIYDLCNPPPVTLGSSKENGPHRNSVASKQAQESPGYLARSNHPGGNIIIVADYSGKIKVLRQDCAYLKRRFESWDTHSTISRRLLRRTNSARHSIASSIGKESSHKTPSERIISWRNSVIGHTERKDGNHPGTRTRSPSPQRLANRSQYSSPRRGGSRSGYTISPPPSAYKTSTEYKTSLDSAGSSTEVPGRNGAANAPKTLQPAPSLVANKRQDQDNPLWLQGDHSYAFYKRIARDALAARNRDSPHHLDPNRLSVPGRRQPSVGSVLSSDYASSNGEGEESEDVLRCDNCEGTNFRATKGRNGKQKLICVRCSQPID from the exons ATGACGGAGGCTTTGCGAGCGCCCAAGGAGACTGACAGCCGAGGCGCTTTGGCATCGCGCGCCTTGCCTATCCCCGCGATCGTCACCAACCTTGCAACTGGCTCTTCTTCGAGTCTGAAGAGGAATGGTAGCAATCTGACAATCAATAAGGACAGCGGTAGTCCTAATGAGGGAAAGCCGGGGCTGCTGCAGACTTCTCAGTCGTTCCCTATCG GGTCGGCTCCATCCGATGTAGCATCATCCCTCAGTGGCAACCCGCTAGATACCAGAAAGAATTCTCGATCAGGCCAGGGTCAAAGTAATGCCTCTATCGGGGTTACTAGAagttctctctcttctccgaCCCTCGTCGAAGTTAGCGCCGACTCCAGCGCAATAGATCCGTTGTCGCAG CATATCATTAAACGCACCAATACCGAGAAGTCGATCCCTTTAAAGCTACTCGGAAGGGCGTCATACGAGGCGGAAGCTGGCGGAACTGACGGGCCACCTGAGCAAGGCCCAATCCGAGGAGATGCCGCGCTACATCGCAAGCCGTCtaaggagaagaa GAAAGGCGTTTCGTTTCTCAGCCGGATCATTGGCGGTAAAAAGAAGGACCAAATTCtcgacgacgacgacgatgtCTCTGAACCGGATACTGCTCGTATGGACACTGCGCAACAGATAGGGTTTTTTCCTCGATTCCCCCGCCCTCCAAAGTACATCCGCGTCAGGGCACATTataagaaagagaaaacattCAGTCGAATATTCGTGGCGCAGGAGCTTGAAGGTGCAGATAATGTGTCAAACTCATCTGAAAAAGATGGGTCTTCAGTAGCGGGGGCAAGGAGCAGTAAAACTACCGGGAAAGCAGTATGGGCTCTGGTGTTCTCCAATGACGGCAAATATCTGGCGGCTGCCGGCCAAGATGGCAAGGTCCGGGTTTGGGCTGTTATCACTTCACCGGAGGAACGCCATGAATCCGAGCCAGAGGAAGATGGGAGTCAGGATGGCGAAGAACTTCCTCAGTTGAAAGCACCGGTGTTCAAGGTGAAGCCGGTCCAGGTGTACGAGGGTCACACAGGCAGTGTGCTTGATCTAAGTTGGAGCAAG AataattttcttctttcttcttccatggatAAGACGGTCCGACTGTGGCATGTGAGCCGACCTGAGTGTCTATGTATATTCCAACATAGCGACTTCGTTACCTCGATTCAATTCCATCCCCGGGACGACCGGTTCTTCCTTGCAGGTTCACTTGACACGAAACTCCGGCTTTGGAGTATCCCGGATAAGAGTGTGGCATTTGTTGTGACAGTTCCCGATATGATCACGTCGGTCGCTTTCACTCCGGATGGTCGGCATTCGATTGCTGGTTGCCTAAACGGAATGTGCAATATCTACGAAACCGACGGCCTCAAGCCAATCACGCAGTTTCATGTCCGCTCAGCACGTGGACGCAATGCCAAAGGCAGCAAAATCACGGGGATTGATACTGCTATTTTTCCGAAGGGCGACCCTCAGGGTGAGGTGAAGTTATTGATCACCAGCAATGATTCTCGGATTCGAATGTACAACTTTAGAGACCGGACCCTGGAGGCAAAATTCCGTGGCAACGAAAATACATGCAGCCAGATCCGCGCTTCCTTCAGCGATGATGGGAAACACGTCATTTGTGGAAGTGAGGATCGCCGGGCTTATCTGTGGCCAACAGCCCCTATTGAGAGGGACTCGGACAAGCGTGCTGTGGAAGTTGTGGAACCACAGTCGGCCATGGTGACGGCGGCTATCATGGCTCCCTCGAAAACGAAGCAGATACTAGGATTTTCCGAAGATCCAATTTACGATCTCTGCAACCCGCCTCCTGTTACCCTAGGTAGTTCGAAAGAGAACGGACCTCATCGCAACTCGGTAGCTAGCAAACAGGCTCAGGAATCGCCGGGGTATCTTGCTCGCTCTAACCATCCGGGAGGGAATATTATCATAGTAGCCGACTACTCCGGGAAGATCAAGGTCCTGCGACAAGATTGCGCGTACCTCAAACGGCGCTTTGAAAGCTGGGATACGCATTCAACGATTTCTCGCAGACTGCTACGGCGCACAAACTCCGCGCGGCACAGCATTGCTTCGTCTATTGGAAAGGAGTCATCTCATAAGACACCCTCTGAGCGCATCATTTCCTGGCGCAACTCCGTGATCGGTCATACAGAGCGAAAGGATGGCAATCACCCAGGGACAAGAACTCGGAGCCCATCTCCCCAAAGACTCGCCAATCGGTCGCAGTACTCGAGTCCCAGACGGGGTGGATCGCGGTCTGGGTATACTATTTCTCCTCCGCCTTCCGCCTACAAGACCTCGACGGAGTACAAGACTTCTTTGGATAGCGCAGGATCTAGTACAGAGGTACCAGGACGCAATGGAGCCGCTAATGCCCCCAAGACCCTCCAGCCAGCACCCTCATTGGTTGCCAATAAGCGACAAGATCAGGACAACCCTCTGTGGCTACAAGGCGACCACAGCTATGCTTTCTACAAAAGGATCGCGCGAGACGCATTAGCCGCGCGGAATCGAGATTCACCTCATCATCTCGACCCCAATCGACTTTCTGTTCCCGGGCGACGCCAGCCGAGTGTCGGTAGTGTCCTGAGTAGTGATTACGCATCGTCAAacggggagggagaggagagtgaAGATGTGCTCCGGTGTGACAACTGCGAAGGAACGAATTTCCGAGCCACAAAAGGACGAAATGGGAAGCAGAAGTTGATCTGCGTACGGTGCTCCCAGCCTATAGACTGA
- a CDS encoding Oxo-4-hydroxy-4-carboxy-5-ureidoimidazoline decarboxylase — protein MSPSLPSLSSLASLPQEQQFQVLDTLFEPSPELHALMAPILANQTFSSYASLIDAVGGRMSALSAANSPTDKAVLVGILGSHPRLGRPKVAQSEHISELSKKEQAQLNTGAEELAERLRLLNAEYEEKFPGLRFVTFVNGRSRDVIMVEMRQRIDRGDAEKEIEETIQAMCDIAKDRARKLEQTSRI, from the exons ATGTCTCCCAGTCTCCCCTCGCTGTCGTCGCTCGCCTCGCTCCCACAGGAACAACAATTCCAGGTCCTCGATACGCTCTTTGAGCCATCCCCGGAACTTCATGCGCTGATGGCTCCAATTCTGGCCAATCAGACGTTCTCCTCATATGCTAGTCTGATTGATGCCGTCGGAGGCCGCATGTCCGCTCTATCCGCAGCGAACTCGCCGACTGATAAAGCCGTTCTCGTTGGAATCCTGGGGTCGCATCCCCGTCTGGGACGTCCGAAGGTGGCGCAATCTGAGCATATAAGCGAATTGAGCAAGAAAGAACAAGCGCAGTTGAACACAGGGGCAGAGGAGCTAGCGGAACGACTGCGACTGCTCAACGCTGAATACGAGGAGAAATTTCCAGGATTAAGATTTGT AACTTTTGTCAATGGGCGGAGCCGAGACGTTATCATGGTGGAGATGCGACAAAGGATTGACAGAGGTGATGCCGAGAAGGAGATAGAAGAAACCATCCAG GCAATGTGTGATATAGCTAAAGACCGGGCGCGAAAGTTGGAACAGACGTCACGGATATAG